In Zea mays cultivar B73 chromosome 7, Zm-B73-REFERENCE-NAM-5.0, whole genome shotgun sequence, the following proteins share a genomic window:
- the LOC100286332 gene encoding BCR/ABL-regulated protein, giving the protein MVVSYTEEHVYRHPWHRVTAAAMRKFTDPAARAASGALSHILDVHTLSRDVDARSGRLRAVRAIAGRTPPLPFPIRAAVAGAGGDVVVLCVERTDVDAPARDMRVASRNATLRGLVDVRERCSYEPHPARPDEWTLFRQETTIRCCAPLAAVAAKVAELVERRCAERFAQNAGRGKEVVERICEDLAAEQDSLAS; this is encoded by the coding sequence ATGGTGGTATCCTACACGGAGGAGCACGTGTACCGCCACCCCTGGCACCGGGTGACCGCCGCGGCGATGCGCAAGTTCACGGACCCGGCCGCGCGCGCCGCCTCCGGGGCGCTCTCCCACATCCTGGACGTCCACACGCTGTCCCGCGACGTGGACGCGCGGTCGGGCCGGCTGCGCGCCGTGCGCGCCATCGCGGGGCGGACGCCGCCGCTCCCGTTCCCTATCCGCGCCGCCGTGGCGGGAGCGGGCGGCGACGTGGTGGTGCTCTGCGTCGAGCGCACGGACGTGGACGCGCCCGCGCGCGACATGCGGGTGGCCTCCCGTAACGCCACGCTCCGGGGGCTCGTCGACGTGCGGGAGCGGTGCAGCTACGAGCCCCACCCGGCGCGGCCCGACGAGTGGACCCTGTTCCGGCAGGAGACGACCATCCGCTGCTGCGCGCCGCTGGCGGCCGTGGCGGCCAAGGTGGCCGAGCTCGTGGAGCGGCGCTGCGCGGAGAGGTTCGCGCAGAACGCGGGCAGGGGGAAGGAGGTCGTGGAGCGCATCTGCGAGGACCTTGCGGCGGAGCAGGACTCGCTCGCCAGCTGA
- the LOC100127541 gene encoding Zinc finger A20 and AN1 domain-containing stress-associated protein 1 — translation MAQRDKKEEPTELRAPEIALCANNCGFPGNPATQNLCQSCFSASRSSSSSSQPSPTSSPSASAPAAAVPQPRPALLDAALQLAPPAAAAGQPVEASARTSANRCSSCRKRVGLTGFRCRCGDLFCGAHRYSDRHGCRYDYRGAARDAIARENPVVRAAKIVRF, via the coding sequence ATGGCGCAGCGCGACAAGAAGGAGGAGCCCACGGAGCTGCGGGCGCCGGAGATCGCGCTCTGCGCCAACAACTGCGGCTTCCCGGGCAACCCGGCCACGCAGAACCTGTGCCAGAGCTGCTTCTCGGCGTCgaggtcgtcgtcgtcgtcttcgcaGCCGTCCCCTACCTCCTCTCCCTCAGCTTCCGCGCCGGCCGCCGCGGTGCCGCAGCCGAGGCCGGCGCTCCTGGACGCGGCGCTGCAGCTGGCGCCTCCGGCCGCGGCCGCGGGCCAGCCTGTGGAGGCCTCGGCCAGGACTTCTGCCAACCGGTGCTCCAGCTGCCGGAAGCGCGTGGGGCTGACGGGGTTCCGGTGCCGCTGCGGCGACCTGTTCTGCGGCGCGCACCGGTACTCGGACCGCCACGGCTGCCGCTACGACTACAGGGGCGCCGCCCGGGACGCCATCGCCCGGGAGAACCCGGTGGTGCGCGCGGCCAAGATCGTTAGGTTCTGA